A window of the Rhodohalobacter mucosus genome harbors these coding sequences:
- a CDS encoding NADP-dependent oxidoreductase, with the protein MSTEQEKMTAAYINDFGGPDKVQTGELDKPEPDEGDVLVRVGAAGVNPVDAAVVQGMLKDAIPSDFPLIPGWDLAGTVEARGYAARRFEVGDKVMAYARRPVIQQGTFAEYVALPEAYLARKPEFLSIKQAGGVPLTGLTAYQSLFDAGQLKEGETIVILGASGGVGSFAVQLASWKGARVIGVAGSSNQEYMIELGADETIDYSAGDVGEAVNEIAPDGVDFIYHCSRGDSLSQCADTIRQGGRLISITDSNPDRRDDVRFEYVFVEPNASQLGHLARLADGGHLDVNITQTWPLDEADEALKSISELHTRGKTVVTV; encoded by the coding sequence ATGAGTACCGAACAGGAAAAGATGACCGCCGCCTATATCAATGATTTTGGAGGACCGGATAAGGTGCAAACCGGCGAACTGGACAAACCGGAACCGGATGAAGGAGACGTGCTGGTGCGAGTGGGTGCTGCCGGCGTCAATCCCGTAGATGCAGCCGTCGTGCAGGGGATGCTGAAAGATGCCATTCCTTCAGACTTTCCGCTTATTCCGGGGTGGGACCTTGCCGGTACCGTGGAGGCAAGAGGTTATGCAGCCCGAAGATTTGAGGTAGGGGATAAGGTTATGGCGTATGCAAGACGGCCCGTGATACAGCAAGGAACATTTGCGGAGTATGTTGCGCTGCCCGAAGCGTACCTGGCGCGCAAACCCGAATTCCTCAGCATAAAACAGGCCGGGGGCGTGCCTCTGACCGGGCTTACGGCCTATCAATCGCTTTTTGATGCGGGACAGCTGAAAGAGGGCGAAACGATTGTGATTCTGGGCGCATCGGGAGGCGTTGGATCATTTGCAGTGCAGCTGGCCTCCTGGAAAGGAGCGCGCGTAATTGGCGTGGCGGGTTCGTCTAACCAGGAGTACATGATAGAGCTGGGGGCGGACGAAACCATCGACTACAGCGCAGGCGATGTGGGAGAAGCGGTTAACGAAATTGCTCCCGACGGAGTTGATTTTATTTATCACTGCTCTCGCGGTGATTCACTGAGTCAGTGCGCCGATACGATCAGGCAGGGCGGACGCCTGATTTCCATTACCGACAGCAACCCTGACCGCCGCGATGACGTACGCTTCGAATATGTTTTTGTGGAACCCAATGCTTCTCAGCTCGGTCACCTGGCCCGGCTTGCCGATGGCGGACATCTTGATGTCAATATCACCCAAACCTGGCCGCTGGACGAAGCGGATGAAGCTCTTAAAAGCATCTCCGAGCTGCACACAAGAGGGAAAACGGTTGTAACGGTTTGA
- a CDS encoding four helix bundle protein, with protein MTNSELEERLTDFSVQVLRISIQLPGSRTGQILSGQIARSGTSCALNYGEARGAESRKDFIHKIQLVLKELRETFICLKIIQKTKLIKREDEVSDVLSECNELISIFVRSVRTAKGLK; from the coding sequence ATGACAAATAGTGAGCTTGAGGAGAGACTAACCGATTTTTCCGTGCAGGTATTACGGATATCAATTCAGCTTCCCGGTTCCAGAACCGGACAAATACTTTCCGGTCAGATTGCACGTAGCGGTACATCCTGCGCATTGAATTACGGGGAAGCAAGAGGAGCAGAGTCCCGGAAGGATTTTATTCACAAAATCCAGCTCGTGCTCAAAGAACTTAGAGAAACATTTATTTGTCTGAAGATTATTCAGAAAACAAAACTCATTAAAAGGGAGGACGAGGTGTCGGATGTACTTTCAGAGTGCAACGAGCTCATCTCAATTTTTGTCCGAAGCGTACGAACTGCAAAAGGTTTAAAATGA